In Dolichospermum flos-aquae CCAP 1403/13F, the following proteins share a genomic window:
- the psbP gene encoding photosystem II reaction center PsbP: MWQRITFILLLVLSFSLSSVGVAHAAGLNRFVDSADGYQFDYPNGWLQVKVGDGPDVVFHDLIEVSENVSVVISPVPSGKTLAELGTPTEVGYKLGKAALAPVGSDRTAELINAAEREVNGKIYYFLEYGVKFPNGQERHNISSVAISRGKLFTFNASVPEKRWKKLQRIIDEVVSSFTVY; encoded by the coding sequence ATGTGGCAAAGAATTACGTTCATCTTATTATTGGTTTTGAGCTTCAGCTTGAGTAGTGTTGGTGTGGCTCATGCGGCTGGACTTAATAGGTTTGTAGATAGTGCTGACGGTTATCAATTTGATTATCCTAATGGTTGGTTACAAGTTAAAGTTGGTGATGGGCCTGATGTGGTGTTTCATGATTTAATTGAAGTATCAGAAAATGTGTCTGTGGTAATTAGTCCTGTTCCCTCTGGTAAAACTTTAGCGGAATTGGGAACACCAACAGAAGTCGGTTATAAGTTAGGAAAGGCGGCTCTTGCTCCCGTCGGTTCTGATCGGACTGCTGAGTTAATCAATGCGGCTGAAAGGGAAGTAAATGGGAAAATTTACTACTTTCTAGAATATGGAGTTAAATTTCCTAATGGACAGGAAAGACATAACATTTCTAGTGTGGCTATCAGTCGTGGTAAGCTGTTTACGTTTAATGCTTCTGTTCCTGAGAAACGTTGGAAGAAACTGCAACGAATTATTGATGAAGTTGTGAGTTCTTTCACTGTTTATTAA